In Pseudomonadota bacterium, one genomic interval encodes:
- a CDS encoding PLDc N-terminal domain-containing protein — protein MMLETGGIFGLLLLAADVWAILNIFQSAADTGRKALWTVLVLVLPLVGLIIWYFAGPREG, from the coding sequence CTGATGCTGGAGACGGGGGGCATATTCGGTCTGTTGCTGCTGGCCGCGGACGTGTGGGCGATTCTCAATATCTTCCAGAGCGCAGCGGATACGGGCCGCAAGGCATTGTGGACCGTACTGGTGCTCGTCCTGCCACTGGTCGGCCTCATCATCTGGTATTTCGCCGGCCCGCGCGAAGGCTGA